The Halopiger aswanensis region GACGCTGGCTCGAGTCTTCATCCGAGGCGAACCATCCGGGACCGTGGTCAATCTGGTTTTCGTCGACGATCAAGCCACACTCTCGACAGTGCGTTTCGCGGTTCGCTGTGATGAGTGTGCCACTGCACTCGGGACACGCCAATGTCGATTGCGACTGTTGCGATGCATCTCGAGTAGAGCGACTGCTGACGGTCTGATCTGTAGCCATCATGTCTCCGACGAGGCACCTGACTGGTCGCCCCGTCACTCCTCCTCGGGGTAACAAACCGCCTTGAGGGTACTACTGATGTGACTGTTTGCGGAACCCACTTGAAGGCAAAACTCAGGCTGTAGCTGGTTCGTCTATCCAATAACTGAAGCAGATGAATTGAATCCAATGGGGGTATGATCATCCCCACTCAACAGCGTGGACGGCACTGGGGAGTTCTCCTAATCGTTGTTCGATAACATCGAGTGGATGTGAGTCGATGAACCGGGCTGGCTGATGATCAATAGCTGAGGATCCCTTATTTACTTGTAAATGAACTTGTCCGAGATCGGTGTGCATATCGTCTTGGTGCCAGCCAACTAGCAGACTTCGGTCGGGCTCGATCCAATTGAACCAGTAGTGCTCATATGGATCACTTGTCTGGATCTGAAATCCGATTTCGATTCGAGCCGTCGTTGTAGGGTACGTCTCGTCGTCGAGGAATTGACGTGGGTCCACCTCTCCGACAACCCGATATGGACCTGCCTCGCGTGGCTCGGCACGCCGCCGTCGAACGTTGTCGAATTCGGGGGTGAGTCGATTCTGGATACGATCGTGCAGGCGCTTGCTCTGCAAGTTAGCCCGGTTAGCAAGAAAAACGACCATTAGACAAATGTCGAATGAGAGCCACTTTCAGGTGAGGAAAGGCCAACAACGTCATCGTATAACTGGAGAGCGTGCTTCACGAGCCTGAGTTCCGTGTTGATTGCCTCCCAGGTTTCGACGACATTGCGACGCTCACGAAGCTCCGCAGCCGATAGATCTTCCCCAGCGAGTTGTTCCCGAAACTCTGTGAGTGAACTGACGTCGTATTCTGCAGCCAACTCCTCTTGTTCCGTCTTCAACTCTGTAAGCTGGCTCTCGAGCTCGTCGCGCGAATACTCATCGATCAGGTCAGTCACTTCGTCGAAGAGCATTCGAACAGGGTTCAAGTCGTACGCTTTCGTCCCATCAATCGTCGTTTCTCTGACCCAGTCGTCACTCTGCAGTCGCTGGAGTTCATCATCCGCTGTCGTGCGAGNNNNNNNNNNGAGTGTGTTCCCCTGTCCATCTCTGTCTCTGCCGATCTCGGTCGACAGTCCGCGATCGTGTCGCCCTGCAGTGAGTGGGGCACCCGTTCGACGCTGGCTCGAGTCTTCATCCGAGGCGAACCATCCGGGGCCATGGTCGAGCTGGTTTTCGTCGACGATCAAGCCACACTCTCGACAGTGTGTTTCGCGGTTCGCTGTGATCAGTGTGCCACTGCACTCGGGACACGACAGTGTCGATTGCAACTGTTGCGATGCATCTCGAGTGGAGCAACTGCTGACGGTCTGATCTGTAGCCATCATTTCTCCGACGAGGCATCTGACTGGTCGCCCCGTCACCCCACCTCGGGGTAACAAACCGCCTCAAGGGTACTACTGATGTGACTGTTTGCGGAACCCACTTGAAGGCAAAACTCGGGCTGTAGCTGGTTCGTCTATCCAATAACGGAAGCAGATGAATCGAATCCAAGGGGGGTATTATCATTCCACTCGACAGCGTGGACGGCATTGGGGAACTCTCCTAATCGTTGTTCGATAACATCGAGTGGATGTGAGTCGATGAACCGGGCTGGCTGATGATCAATAGCTGAGGATCCCTTATTTACCTGTAAATGAACTTGTCCGAGATCGGTGTGCATATCGTCTTGGTGCCAGCCAACTAGTAGACTTCGTTCGGGCTCGATCCAGTTGAACCAGTAGTGCTCATATGGGTCACTTGTCTGGATCTGGAATCCGATTTCGATTCGAGCCGTCGTTGTAGGGTATGTCTCGTCGTCGAGGAATTGACGTGGGTCCACCTCTCCGACAACGCGATATGAACCTGCCTCGCGTGGCTCGGCCCGCCGCCGTCGAACGTTGTCGAGTTCGGCAGTGAGTCGATTTTGGATACGGTCATGCAGGCGCTTGTTCTGCAAGTTAGCCCGGTTAGCGAGAAAAACGACCATTAGGCGAATGTCGAGTGAGAGCTATTTTCGGGTGAGGAAAGGCCAACAACGTCATCGTATAACTGGAGAGCGTGCTTTACGAGCCTGAGTTCCGTGTTGATTGCTTCCCAGGTTTCGACGACGTTGCGACGCTCACGAAGCTCCGCAGCCGATAGATCTTCCCCAGCGAGTTGTTCCCGAAACTCTGTGAGTGAACTGACGTCGTATTCTGCAGCCAACTCCTCTTGTTCCGTCTTCAACTCTGTAAGCTGGCTCTCGAGCTCGTCGCGCGAATACTCATTGATCAGGTCAGTTACTTCGTCGAAGAGCATTCGAACAGGGTTCAAGTCGTACGCTTTCGTCCCATCAATCGTCGTTTCTCTGACCCAGTCGTCACTCTGCAGTCGCTGGAGTTCATCATCCGCTGTCGTGCGAGAGACATCTGCTCGGTCGGCAATCTCTTGGACTGGTGCTGGTTTGTCAAGTAACTCTACGACATGGCGGACGCGTTCACGTCCGCTCATGCTGTCTGTCCACGATCGCTGATCTGAGTCACCCATTCGTACTCGCTCTTGGATCTGCAATCTCAAATAATTTGGCTCGAGTCAATTATTCAAACCGCGATTTCCGGAGAATCGTATCCTACGATGGATCAATTAGTTGTGGTGGCGTAGTATCGTAGCTGAGTGCACCGTCAAAATCTTCGAGAGTCTCATCGTTGGAAGGTCCCATCTGGACTGGGAACGAGTCCAGTCCGAATTTCGAGGTCAACACGGCGCAGATGCTTACAGCCGCCGTCTGGCTGGCGCTGTTCGAAATCAGGGCAGGTACACGTCTCTTCCTCGATGTCGATCTTGTACGTGCTCTCGCTTTCGCTAATGACCTTGTAGATCGGCCCCGGCTGAGCGAAGTGGACGTCGATATCTTCGGTGAGTGCACGGCGGGTTCGTGGCTCGTCAATCGAGTAGCCGCCGGCCTCGAGTGGGGTTTGGGGCTGCGGTTCCTCACAGGCGATCGTGAACTCGTCACGATGGTTGCGCTCGTGGCCGCAGTTCTTGCAGCGCCAGTAACGGGTCCGATACTCGTAGCTGTCTGTAAGATCGATGTCGTAGGGTGATGGTGCTTTGCCGGGGAGCCACTCGTCGATCGCGACGAGTTCGTGTCCGTTTAGACGGGCGGTATCACCTGGGTAGTGCTGGGAACGGTCGTTTGTAAATTCGTCGTCAGTCGAACGCTCTCGATGCGTCTCACTCTGAATCGGTCGGTCAGTACTCATCGATGATCTCGAGGCGGACGAACTCGCGCCTCACGCCTCCTGGCGCCCAAAAACCCTCATTCGGGGTCGGCAGAGAATTAGAATTCAGATGTATTCTCGAGCGATCAGAGCGTAACGGGTACCTCCTGCAGTTATCATCCTCTCCGAGCTGTTGAAGGAGAACGGAGTACTCGTCCAAGAGGAATGTCGCATACCATCCCGCCGAAGAGGCTACTTGGCGTGCATGGAACGTAGATGAAGCGCCGAATACGGATATTAGAACCCGTATCTTTTGTGAGCGTCGTCGATGTCCATGATATCGACTATACGGACTTCCTGTTCGTCATCTAGGACATCGTAAAAAGCGGTATGGGTCCGACCGATGTGAAGGCGATAGATTTCCTCACCGTCAACCACAATCTTCTCTTTATCGCCAGACCCGGACCCAGGCCGGGGATACGGGTCGTCCTCTAACTTCTGTAAATTTTCTTTTACAATACGAGTACTCTTCTCGCTAAGTGCAGCGACGTACTCGCGGGCTTCGTCCGCGAGCAGAACATCATAGCTCATCAAGCGACGTCAGCTCCTCGCTGTCGGCTTCGCGGACCTCGCGCGTTCGTTCGGCAAGCTGCTGCCGCTGACGCTCTTGGATCAACTCTGCGAGAAGCTCGTCGTAGGTCTCGCCTGCGTCTTTGAGTTCGTTCAGTTCGTGCCATCGTTCTTCCGTAACTGGGATTCGTTTGTTTGCGTTCGACATGGCGTTGAGGTGCTTCTTGTGTCGGAGGTTCATCCCCGGTTTAGCAGACGTGAACCCATTATCCGGTGAGCCTGTTATCCGGGGAGAGGGACGGGCTCCTTTTCTGACGTCCGGTGCCACCCGCTCGCCATTATTCAGAGCGCGTGTGCAATATTTACAACGCTTACAACGTAAATGCTTCGCCTAGTCGAGGTAGCTCACGTCGCCTCATACTGACGGCCACGTTCGTGGCTCATCGATCGAGTAGCCGCCGGCCTCGAGGGGAGTTGCTGGTTGTGGTTCCTCACAATGGGTCGTGAACTCGTCGCGATGGTTACGCTCGTGGCCGCACTTCCTGCAGCGCCAGTACCGGGTCCGATACTCGTAGCTATCCGTGAGATCGATGTCGTAGGGTGACGGCGCTTTGCCAGGGAGCCACTCGTCGATCGCGACGAGTTCGTGTCCGTTCAGGCGGGCGGTATCACCTGGGTAGTGCTGGGAACGGTCGTTTGTGAATTCGTCGTCAGTCGAACGCCCTCGATGCGTCTCACTCTGAATCGGTCGGTCAGTACTCATCGATGATCTCGAGGCGGCCGGAGTCGCGCCTCACGCCTCTTGGCGCACAAAAAACGATTCGCGGAGTCTACAGGCGGGGTAGGCCGAGCGCCTCGAGGCGTGACCCCAAGACGGTTCACTCTTGAGGACCTAGAAGAAGACTTGCCGGCGGAACTCTGCTGTCACGTGTTACCGATCGGCGATAGCCACCATCACTCGTACTGTCTGCTGTCGCTCAGTTACGTCGACGTCAACGAGATGGTTTCTAAGAACGAGCGACGAAGTACGGACTCGAATACGAAATCGAAGCTCTGTTCCGGTACCTCGAGACACATGCCGAGAACGATGACGACTGTCTCTCCGAGTAAGACAAATTCTACAAGGTGGATCTTCCACAATGAGAATGACGGAGTAATCTAGCGACTTTTCTCCTACTTAATTAACCAGTAGACACGTGACTCTCGTCACACGAATTATAGATGCTGATCACAGACCGTTGACTATTTCGAG contains the following coding sequences:
- a CDS encoding winged helix-turn-helix domain-containing protein, encoding MSGRERVRHVVELLDKPAPVQEIADRADVSRTTADDELQRLQSDDWVRETTIDGTKAYDLNPVRMLFDEVTDLINEYSRDELESQLTELKTEQEELAAEYDVSSLTEFREQLAGEDLSAAELRERRNVVETWEAINTELRLVKHALQLYDDVVGLSSPENSSHSTFA
- a CDS encoding TFIIB-type zinc ribbon-containing protein; the protein is MMATDQTVSSCSTRDASQQLQSTLSCPECSGTLITANRETHCRECGLIVDENQLDHGPGWFASDEDSSQRRTGAPLTAGRHDRGLSTEIGRDRDGQGNTL
- a CDS encoding type II toxin-antitoxin system RelE family toxin, translated to MSYDVLLADEAREYVAALSEKSTRIVKENLQKLEDDPYPRPGSGSGDKEKIVVDGEEIYRLHIGRTHTAFYDVLDDEQEVRIVDIMDIDDAHKRYGF
- a CDS encoding DUF7342 family protein, whose product is RTTADDELQRLQSDDWVRETTIDGTKAYDLNPVRMLFDEVTDLIDEYSRDELESQLTELKTEQEELAAEYDVSSLTEFREQLAGEDLSAAELRERRNVVETWEAINTELRLVKHALQLYDDVVGLSSPESGSHSTFV